From one Natrinema saccharevitans genomic stretch:
- a CDS encoding SOUL family heme-binding protein — MQSARKALLGIGGLLVLWIGWGVYVDRTTERVPSETLGRFDGVEIRRYPRTVLAETTARDARTAFGRLFRYISGANARSEEVAMTAPVTVRGTSIPMTAPVRTGSDGGDVTMAFYLPQTYTFETAPTPTDADVRLVVEPPRTVAVRRFSWYATDERVRRERERLREDLTRRDLEMDGESALLQYNDPWTPPFMRTNEIEVPVADVPENLHSDHSQTVPQE; from the coding sequence ATGCAATCGGCACGAAAGGCACTACTCGGTATCGGCGGCCTGCTCGTCTTGTGGATCGGGTGGGGCGTGTACGTCGATCGAACGACCGAACGCGTCCCGTCGGAGACGCTGGGCCGCTTCGACGGCGTTGAGATCCGTCGCTATCCCAGGACGGTTCTCGCCGAAACGACGGCGAGGGACGCGCGGACGGCGTTCGGACGCCTCTTTCGCTACATCTCGGGCGCGAACGCGCGCAGCGAGGAGGTGGCGATGACCGCGCCGGTGACGGTCCGCGGGACCTCGATCCCGATGACCGCGCCCGTGCGAACGGGGTCCGACGGTGGCGACGTGACGATGGCGTTCTACCTTCCGCAGACGTACACGTTCGAAACCGCGCCGACGCCGACCGATGCCGACGTTCGACTCGTCGTCGAACCGCCGCGGACGGTCGCAGTTCGCCGGTTCTCGTGGTACGCGACGGACGAGCGCGTCCGTCGGGAACGGGAGCGGCTCCGCGAGGACCTCACGCGACGCGATCTCGAGATGGACGGCGAGTCGGCGTTACTCCAGTACAACGATCCGTGGACGCCGCCGTTTATGCGAACCAACGAGATCGAAGTCCCTGTCGCGGACGTCCCGGAAAACCTCCACAGCGATCACAGCCAGACGGTACCACAGGAGTAG
- a CDS encoding isochorismatase family protein encodes MNWLDDTEDRYDDLEFGESVGMGDRPALLVIDLINAFTDPSSNLGADVDDVLEQTGRLLEAFRERDLPRYFTTVAFEESYGDAGMFVEKVPALKELRLGTDRVEVDERIEPIDDERVILKKYASAFFGTDLQSELTTNRVDTLVLAGVTTSGCVRATAVDSLQHGYRTIVPADAVGDRADGPHRANLLDIDAKYGDVVPTETVLEEIPTSSEK; translated from the coding sequence ATGAACTGGCTCGACGACACGGAGGACCGCTACGACGACCTGGAGTTCGGCGAGAGCGTCGGCATGGGGGACCGGCCGGCGCTGCTCGTCATCGACCTCATCAACGCCTTCACCGATCCGAGTTCGAACCTCGGGGCCGACGTCGACGACGTCCTCGAGCAGACAGGACGGCTGCTCGAGGCGTTCCGGGAGCGCGACCTGCCCCGATACTTCACCACCGTCGCGTTCGAGGAGTCGTACGGCGACGCGGGGATGTTCGTCGAGAAGGTCCCCGCACTCAAGGAACTCCGTCTCGGTACTGACCGCGTCGAGGTGGACGAGCGTATCGAACCGATCGACGACGAACGGGTCATCCTGAAGAAGTACGCAAGCGCCTTCTTCGGGACCGATCTCCAGTCGGAACTGACGACTAACCGCGTCGATACCCTCGTACTCGCCGGCGTTACGACCAGCGGCTGCGTCCGCGCGACGGCGGTTGACAGCCTCCAGCACGGCTATCGAACGATCGTTCCGGCAGACGCCGTGGGCGACAGAGCGGACGGCCCCCACAGGGCGAATCTCCTCGACATCGACGCGAAATACGGCGACGTCGTACCGACCGAGACCGTTCTCGAGGAGATTCCGACCTCGTCCGAGAAGTAA
- a CDS encoding UvrD-helicase domain-containing protein — MTTPTEERSAGETPSPNERQRELIEGTDGLYLVDAGAGTGKTFTVTRRYANVVAQPDVEPDDVLLITFTRNAATEMKDRIVAECDYDMRALNDAPIQTFHSLCHDILDQHGFHAPTYLGIDDAITGSTRILENEAIEEEYFREFVDRFGDDRDEYADLLRPLSDPTDLLELLNTLASKGIFPTADGWYRDGREALEGDFEAFKAAFDEANRPRNGGSKQSTLRSRLGRYGRNKCYLPDAPDRSDLRGEYGSKAVPEGVAERVFDEDRDGLIEFVHDVYFEYLEFALGRNYLNFSFLQLFAFVLCREDDDLREDLAFEYAMIDEFQDSSEIQFKLALLLSGTDNVCVVGDWKQSIYSFQYAAIENITEFESRLKRFADDLNDGTERVSFPLEPVTTIELDRNYRSTQSILDFSERALVTPGTSTESVDRESVLEDVVSLTANTDRHHSRIEAVQHADEHEAILTKIQEIVGNDEYAVDADGELRPPTYGDIAVLTRTRDFGRELLSTAEAYEFPMAYEGGIELFRTDQAKLLLAWLRILEDDADADRGWAVVLERAGYTLDEIESVLDRDASPDEMAAFRAKLAALETHAAVARSVFDRYGYDGATADIVLTTIQSVHSATTTTTRGDLIRHIERGIEDGATEDVRAAAGDDSVTVQTIHSVKGLEYPIVILGNMNSGTFPPDGGTEGTIAYSETTGLRQRKCYADAHGVPHVYDNWRTDVLRKCRPTDHDEERRLLYVAMTRAEDHLLFAGGDEPNTFLEELPVEVASVEPAVSAVDVDEERHTRLEADVPDPAGPEGYSPHSLMDDSVFEDGPSGRGTEFGSRVHAFAEDYAHDKDVTPASADEEHVEAFLDGLSGELRVEERAYLPLAVDGERVTLSGVIDLVHVTDDAVEIVDFKTDRSRHAESEYRIQLSVYYHVLREWFSDRPVAASLFYTDADARVPIDPLSKAKLVAIAERRS; from the coding sequence GTGACGACACCGACCGAAGAGCGATCGGCGGGCGAGACGCCGTCGCCCAACGAGCGGCAGCGTGAACTCATCGAGGGAACTGACGGATTGTATCTCGTCGACGCCGGCGCCGGAACGGGCAAGACGTTCACGGTGACCCGGCGCTACGCGAACGTCGTCGCCCAGCCCGATGTCGAACCCGACGACGTCCTCCTGATCACGTTCACACGGAACGCGGCGACGGAGATGAAAGACCGGATCGTCGCCGAGTGCGACTACGACATGCGGGCGCTCAACGACGCGCCGATTCAGACGTTCCACAGCCTGTGTCACGACATTCTCGATCAACACGGCTTCCACGCGCCCACCTATCTCGGGATCGACGACGCGATCACCGGCTCGACGCGGATCCTCGAGAACGAGGCCATCGAGGAGGAGTACTTTCGGGAGTTCGTCGATCGGTTCGGCGACGACCGCGACGAGTACGCCGACCTCCTCCGGCCCCTCTCCGATCCGACGGACCTGCTCGAACTACTCAACACCCTCGCGTCGAAGGGGATCTTTCCGACCGCGGACGGCTGGTATCGCGACGGTCGGGAGGCGCTCGAGGGCGACTTCGAGGCGTTCAAAGCGGCGTTCGACGAGGCGAACCGGCCGCGAAACGGCGGCAGCAAGCAGTCGACGCTCCGATCGCGGCTCGGTCGCTACGGCCGGAACAAGTGTTACCTGCCGGATGCACCCGATCGGAGCGACCTCCGCGGCGAGTACGGCTCGAAGGCCGTCCCCGAGGGCGTCGCCGAACGGGTCTTCGACGAAGACCGCGACGGCCTCATCGAGTTCGTCCACGACGTCTACTTCGAGTATCTCGAGTTCGCGCTCGGGCGGAACTACCTGAACTTCTCGTTCCTCCAGCTGTTCGCGTTCGTCCTGTGCCGTGAGGACGACGACCTCCGCGAGGACCTCGCGTTCGAGTACGCGATGATCGACGAGTTCCAGGACTCGAGCGAGATCCAGTTCAAACTCGCCTTACTGTTGTCGGGAACTGACAACGTCTGCGTCGTCGGCGACTGGAAACAGAGCATCTACTCGTTCCAGTACGCGGCGATCGAGAACATCACCGAGTTCGAGTCACGGCTGAAGCGGTTCGCCGACGACCTGAACGACGGCACCGAGCGGGTCTCGTTCCCGCTCGAGCCCGTGACGACGATCGAACTCGACCGGAACTATCGCTCGACGCAGTCGATCCTGGACTTCTCCGAACGCGCGCTCGTGACGCCGGGTACCAGTACCGAATCGGTCGACCGGGAATCGGTCCTCGAGGACGTCGTCTCGCTGACCGCGAACACCGACCGCCATCACTCGCGGATCGAGGCCGTCCAGCACGCCGACGAACACGAGGCGATCCTCACGAAGATCCAGGAAATCGTCGGTAACGACGAGTACGCGGTCGACGCCGACGGCGAGTTGCGGCCGCCGACGTACGGCGATATCGCCGTTCTCACCCGAACCCGTGACTTCGGCCGTGAGCTGCTCTCGACGGCCGAGGCGTACGAGTTCCCGATGGCCTACGAGGGCGGGATCGAACTCTTCCGAACCGATCAGGCGAAGCTGCTGTTGGCGTGGCTGCGTATCCTCGAGGACGATGCGGACGCCGACCGGGGCTGGGCGGTCGTCCTCGAGCGGGCCGGCTACACGCTCGACGAGATCGAGTCCGTCCTCGATCGTGACGCCTCTCCCGACGAGATGGCGGCGTTTCGCGCTAAACTGGCCGCTCTCGAGACCCACGCGGCGGTCGCTCGCAGCGTGTTCGATCGGTACGGCTACGACGGGGCGACGGCGGACATCGTCCTCACGACGATCCAGTCGGTTCACAGCGCGACGACGACGACGACGCGTGGCGACCTGATTCGCCACATCGAACGCGGGATCGAGGATGGCGCCACCGAGGACGTGCGGGCCGCCGCCGGCGACGATTCGGTCACCGTCCAGACGATCCACTCGGTCAAGGGCCTCGAGTATCCGATCGTGATCCTCGGGAACATGAACAGCGGGACGTTCCCGCCCGATGGCGGCACCGAGGGCACGATCGCGTACTCCGAGACGACGGGGCTCCGCCAGCGGAAGTGTTACGCCGACGCCCACGGTGTCCCCCACGTCTACGACAACTGGCGAACCGACGTCCTCCGCAAGTGCCGACCGACCGACCACGACGAGGAACGGCGGCTCCTCTACGTGGCGATGACGCGGGCGGAAGATCACCTCCTGTTCGCCGGGGGCGACGAACCGAACACCTTCCTCGAGGAGTTGCCGGTCGAGGTCGCCTCGGTCGAGCCGGCCGTTTCGGCGGTCGACGTCGACGAGGAGCGTCACACGCGACTCGAGGCCGACGTTCCCGATCCGGCGGGGCCGGAGGGGTACTCGCCGCACTCGCTGATGGACGACAGCGTCTTCGAGGACGGTCCGAGTGGGAGAGGAACGGAGTTCGGCTCGCGGGTTCACGCGTTCGCCGAAGACTACGCACACGACAAGGACGTGACGCCCGCCAGTGCCGACGAAGAACACGTGGAAGCGTTCCTCGACGGGCTCTCGGGCGAACTGCGCGTCGAGGAGCGGGCGTACCTCCCGCTCGCGGTCGACGGCGAACGGGTCACGCTCTCCGGCGTTATCGACCTGGTTCACGTAACCGACGACGCCGTCGAGATCGTCGACTTCAAAACGGATCGCAGTCGGCACGCCGAATCCGAGTATCGAATCCAGCTCAGCGTCTACTACCACGTTCTCCGAGAGTGGTTCAGTGATCGTCCCGTCGCTGCGTCGCTCTTCTATACGGACGCGGACGCTCGAGTCCCGATCGACCCGCTGTCGAAAGCGAAACTCGTTGCGATAGCTGAGAGACGATCGTAA
- a CDS encoding PD-(D/E)XK nuclease family protein yields MSLKRSKPIDRLYREVADSDLVIVPDSPLADALNRRLERPHFGPFAITPRRLATARRETAEDRTAFLEVIGETDLGWKEVAYAVGNVLQCWEYRGRADAILEYDAFDTHATRTVVDVVDSLQTSSRLLADYEIDVGADGSVAVVGESQLTNLERSILPDEYESIDRFTEDAFALPPFRLFESPAAIVDAILDTVTRDNADEIGIVLDASSAYSPLVESALETAEIPYYGGPDFMDDRDHRAFVQLLRRVTAGSDTRVRAVRALLSCLDATVSVEHDEKRLVDVDDPEVEWLREFIGRADALTFEAALHAYEERTERTLEAFRDELERLGLLAEPITADAIDRLIFYLETYEVPIDRDDEGVLLADAKSASFVDRPVVFYLGLDEDWTRDSPNRPWVDRDEEYGRNVDGFQSLLQSGVERHYLVQDAAGGAPVTPCLYFDELLETEFDRFSDLESVRHARTARPTGGGFDREPLATAVESERLETISQSSLNAYANSPRDYAFGRLVDSPDRNRFVEGTLFHDFAEVVATHPGFVDDARLEDVVDLVIEETRPFHRSIDLETQRTRYRIGLETIREYLEGHAPIETAFLTPSSGRGTNAVADYFDRPVDSPATERWFDDESLRLKGKIDLVRSPTQLVDFKSGSRTSASQVTERASIEEPSDRPNFQAVCYLAYWRRQRPDERLEFTFFHFLETLDDVVTGDASLEDCLTTVTYRPVAFDEFVQSRTVFDELRNDAANKCNKTFSKTDYETYLSVFDTRDVPRTRDADELADSPFGEALRERLLDAVGDYKYVRKGCTQAFRHLCRYRKSGYFVEDLDAFERFVDEQLEAVNRYRRGEDRFPVDGRAGEPNYRYVDNREMLLTDPRSARDDTRTPTGAGDEGAEVGR; encoded by the coding sequence GTGTCACTTAAACGGTCGAAACCGATCGATCGACTGTATCGCGAGGTCGCCGATTCCGACCTCGTGATCGTTCCCGACTCGCCGCTGGCGGACGCCCTCAACCGACGCCTCGAGCGGCCCCATTTCGGTCCCTTCGCGATCACGCCCCGGCGGCTCGCGACGGCGCGTCGCGAGACCGCGGAGGACCGGACCGCGTTCCTCGAGGTGATCGGCGAGACCGACCTCGGGTGGAAGGAAGTCGCGTACGCCGTCGGCAACGTTCTCCAGTGTTGGGAGTACCGGGGACGCGCCGACGCGATCCTCGAGTACGACGCGTTCGATACGCACGCGACCAGAACCGTCGTCGACGTCGTCGACTCGCTGCAGACGTCCTCGCGGCTGCTCGCGGACTACGAGATCGACGTCGGTGCGGACGGGTCGGTCGCGGTCGTCGGCGAGTCCCAACTGACGAACCTCGAGCGGTCGATCCTCCCCGACGAGTACGAGTCGATCGATCGGTTCACCGAGGACGCGTTCGCTCTCCCGCCGTTTCGGCTCTTCGAGTCGCCGGCGGCGATCGTCGACGCGATCCTCGATACCGTCACGCGGGACAACGCGGACGAGATCGGTATCGTCCTCGACGCGAGCAGCGCGTATTCCCCGCTCGTCGAATCGGCGCTCGAGACGGCGGAGATTCCGTACTACGGCGGCCCCGACTTCATGGACGATCGGGATCACCGCGCGTTCGTGCAGTTGCTGCGCCGCGTGACGGCCGGCTCCGATACCCGCGTTCGCGCCGTCAGGGCATTGCTTTCCTGTCTCGATGCAACGGTATCCGTCGAACACGACGAGAAGCGACTCGTCGACGTCGACGACCCCGAGGTCGAGTGGCTTCGCGAGTTCATCGGGCGAGCGGACGCGCTCACCTTCGAAGCGGCGTTGCACGCGTACGAGGAGCGGACGGAACGGACGCTGGAGGCGTTCCGCGACGAACTCGAGCGACTCGGCCTGCTCGCGGAACCGATCACGGCGGACGCGATCGATCGACTCATCTTCTACCTCGAGACCTACGAGGTGCCGATCGACCGGGACGACGAGGGGGTCCTGCTGGCGGACGCGAAGTCCGCCTCGTTCGTCGATCGGCCGGTCGTCTTCTATCTGGGACTCGACGAGGACTGGACCCGCGACTCGCCGAACCGGCCGTGGGTCGACCGCGACGAGGAGTACGGACGAAACGTCGACGGCTTCCAGTCGCTCCTCCAGAGCGGCGTCGAACGCCACTACCTCGTGCAGGACGCGGCCGGCGGCGCGCCCGTTACGCCGTGTCTGTACTTCGACGAACTGCTCGAGACCGAGTTCGACCGGTTCAGCGATCTCGAGTCGGTCCGTCATGCCCGGACGGCCCGACCGACCGGTGGCGGCTTCGACCGGGAGCCGCTGGCGACGGCCGTCGAATCCGAACGCCTCGAGACGATCAGTCAGTCGAGCCTGAACGCCTACGCGAACTCGCCGCGGGACTACGCGTTCGGTCGGCTCGTGGATTCGCCTGACAGGAACCGCTTCGTCGAGGGAACCCTCTTTCACGACTTCGCCGAAGTCGTCGCCACCCATCCCGGGTTCGTCGACGACGCGCGTCTCGAGGACGTCGTCGACCTCGTGATCGAGGAAACGCGGCCGTTTCATCGGTCGATCGACCTCGAGACACAGCGGACGCGGTATCGGATCGGTCTCGAGACGATCCGCGAGTACCTCGAGGGACACGCGCCGATCGAGACGGCGTTTCTGACGCCCTCGAGCGGCCGGGGAACGAATGCCGTCGCGGACTACTTCGATCGCCCCGTCGACTCGCCGGCGACCGAGCGGTGGTTCGACGACGAGTCGCTTCGGCTCAAGGGCAAGATCGACCTCGTCCGGTCGCCGACGCAGCTGGTCGATTTCAAGAGCGGGAGCCGAACGTCAGCGTCGCAGGTGACGGAACGCGCCTCGATCGAGGAGCCGAGCGACAGGCCGAACTTCCAGGCCGTGTGCTATCTCGCGTACTGGCGACGGCAACGGCCCGACGAGCGCCTCGAGTTTACGTTCTTTCACTTCCTCGAGACGCTCGACGACGTCGTCACCGGCGACGCGTCTCTCGAGGACTGCCTGACGACGGTGACGTACCGTCCCGTCGCGTTCGACGAGTTCGTCCAGTCCCGGACGGTCTTCGACGAGCTCCGAAACGATGCCGCCAACAAGTGCAACAAAACGTTCTCGAAGACCGACTACGAGACGTATCTGTCCGTCTTCGACACCCGCGACGTTCCGAGGACGCGGGACGCCGACGAGCTGGCCGACTCGCCGTTCGGCGAAGCGCTCCGCGAGCGCCTGCTCGACGCCGTCGGCGACTACAAGTACGTCAGGAAGGGCTGTACGCAAGCGTTCAGACACCTCTGTCGCTATCGGAAATCGGGGTACTTCGTCGAAGACCTCGACGCGTTCGAGCGCTTCGTCGACGAGCAACTCGAGGCGGTGAACCGCTATCGCCGCGGCGAGGACCGCTTCCCGGTCGACGGCCGCGCCGGCGAACCGAACTACCGCTACGTGGACAACCGCGAGATGCTGCTTACCGACCCCCGATCCGCTCGAGACGACACACGAACTCCGACGGGTGCCGGAGACGAGGGCGCGGAGGTGGGTCGGTGA
- a CDS encoding hydantoinase B/oxoprolinase family protein yields MSQHAADATPDFVGDHDIDATTLDIIENTLSNTRHEMDRVLETTAISPVIREQSDQFPLIADPQGRMVMGQFGSAIDTIIENAPFGWDELNEGDVIATNDPYMCAGAVSHTPDMLLLRPIFYEGDLVGFGSQWGNLMDVGGKTPGSMPVQAATIFEEGMRLPPVKLYKGGEFDSELLETFAHNTRLPEHAEADIKALAAGTAVAESRVQELCERFGKETYLEGCDAILDRTRDGMIDLIREFVPEGERYTFEDYVDDDGMGNGPIKLHLEIYREGDTVYLDWEGTDDQVPGTVNFLLNEKMFKMFTGVFLIMAFDPLLTFNDGYYDLFEVNLPEGTVVQPEFPAALGNRLPLMARQFDVLQATFSKLIDDFSVAGSYGTSPNLVYAGTDSEGNDFQMLEILYGGIPARPGGDGLDGHSWWPLFRTVPAEYQEAYYPLTIDEYSTRTDTGGAGRYRGGHGITKVYTFEEDGAITFQDDRAHTYPWGVDGGKHAQTSEKKLVRTDGTEEELPSKVENVAVSTGDKLVFRTAGGGGLGDPLERDPELVAEEVRQGLVSPGDAREEYGVVLQDGTVDEAATDEAREDRRETRGEPAEFDYGPLPDDEDLADRIADERREFEDRHD; encoded by the coding sequence GACGCCACCCCCGATTTCGTCGGCGATCACGACATCGACGCGACGACCCTCGACATCATCGAGAACACGCTCTCGAACACGCGCCACGAAATGGACCGCGTCCTCGAGACGACGGCGATCAGTCCGGTCATCAGGGAACAGTCCGATCAGTTCCCGCTGATCGCCGACCCGCAGGGACGGATGGTCATGGGACAGTTCGGCAGCGCCATCGACACGATCATCGAGAACGCCCCCTTCGGCTGGGACGAACTGAACGAGGGCGACGTCATCGCGACCAACGACCCGTACATGTGTGCCGGTGCGGTCTCACACACGCCGGACATGTTGTTGCTCCGGCCGATCTTCTACGAGGGCGACCTCGTCGGCTTCGGCAGCCAGTGGGGCAACCTGATGGACGTCGGGGGGAAGACTCCCGGCAGCATGCCCGTTCAGGCGGCGACCATCTTCGAAGAGGGGATGCGACTCCCGCCAGTCAAACTCTACAAGGGCGGCGAGTTCGACAGCGAACTCCTCGAGACGTTCGCGCACAACACGCGGCTTCCCGAGCACGCCGAGGCGGACATCAAGGCGCTCGCGGCCGGTACGGCCGTCGCCGAATCCCGCGTACAGGAACTCTGTGAACGGTTCGGGAAGGAGACCTACCTCGAGGGCTGTGACGCCATTCTCGACCGCACTCGCGACGGGATGATCGATCTCATCCGCGAGTTCGTGCCCGAAGGCGAACGCTACACCTTCGAGGACTACGTCGACGACGACGGGATGGGCAACGGGCCGATCAAACTCCACCTCGAGATCTACCGCGAGGGCGATACCGTCTACCTCGATTGGGAGGGGACCGACGACCAGGTTCCCGGAACGGTGAACTTCCTCCTGAACGAGAAGATGTTCAAGATGTTCACCGGTGTCTTTCTCATCATGGCGTTCGACCCGCTGCTGACGTTCAACGACGGGTACTACGATCTCTTCGAGGTCAACCTGCCCGAGGGGACCGTCGTTCAGCCGGAGTTCCCGGCCGCCCTGGGTAACCGGTTGCCCCTGATGGCCCGTCAGTTCGACGTCCTGCAGGCGACGTTCTCGAAGCTCATCGACGACTTCAGCGTCGCCGGCAGCTACGGAACCTCGCCGAATCTGGTCTACGCCGGCACCGACTCCGAGGGGAACGACTTCCAGATGCTCGAGATCCTCTACGGCGGCATCCCCGCTCGACCGGGCGGTGACGGCCTCGACGGTCACTCCTGGTGGCCGCTGTTCCGGACCGTCCCCGCCGAGTATCAGGAGGCCTACTACCCGCTCACGATCGACGAGTACAGCACGCGAACCGATACCGGCGGTGCCGGCCGGTACCGCGGCGGCCACGGAATAACGAAGGTCTACACCTTCGAGGAGGACGGCGCGATCACGTTTCAGGACGACCGGGCACACACCTATCCGTGGGGCGTCGACGGCGGGAAACACGCCCAGACCAGCGAGAAGAAGCTCGTCCGAACGGACGGCACCGAGGAGGAACTCCCCTCCAAGGTCGAGAACGTCGCCGTCTCGACCGGCGACAAGCTCGTCTTCCGGACCGCCGGCGGCGGCGGTCTCGGTGACCCCCTCGAGCGCGACCCGGAACTCGTCGCCGAAGAGGTCCGGCAGGGGCTCGTCTCGCCCGGCGACGCCCGCGAGGAGTACGGCGTCGTCCTCCAAGACGGAACCGTCGACGAGGCTGCGACCGACGAAGCTCGCGAGGACCGCCGCGAGACCCGCGGCGAGCCCGCGGAGTTCGATTACGGGCCGCTCCCGGACGACGAGGACCTCGCCGACCGGATCGCCGACGAGCGCCGCGAGTTCGAGGACCGACACGACTGA
- a CDS encoding COG1361 S-layer family protein, with the protein MEGREGSPSRQRRQTAIAACSLLLAGLLATGLVAATATFTSEAATPKRDVFPQDDTNTTGPVAGPMENESERPTDTAAENGTAAQSFAENDTSAPPAAAPPATDPQLVQGPDGNVTVAVAENQSVRAGDATPIALEVTNDGDRQATDVVVTVRTADGAVTFGPSTAPQTTRSIAIAELGSGDTETVDVEVAAARVDPGTYPLFASVQYRVDAESAADGADRDDADELNDDEEDKTVRTGGPTLLGIAVTESRSFDVTPVDDGIPVDSTGTYEVRIANEGEATVTGVVATVEAQPPLSSDSPTAYVGTLEPGDSKTARFALESSPDAVETTTSVTITLSHDTDTDGRTSAEPVPVPVTIVDDEDTDVDAAGPFAAVALVFVLAAIWWVRRR; encoded by the coding sequence ATGGAGGGCCGGGAGGGGTCACCGAGTCGACAGCGGCGACAAACGGCCATCGCGGCGTGTTCTCTCTTGCTCGCCGGACTGCTGGCGACCGGACTCGTCGCAGCTACGGCGACGTTCACCTCCGAAGCGGCCACACCGAAACGGGACGTGTTTCCACAGGACGACACGAACACGACCGGCCCGGTCGCCGGACCGATGGAAAACGAGAGCGAACGGCCGACCGACACGGCGGCCGAAAACGGGACCGCGGCGCAATCGTTCGCCGAGAACGACACGTCCGCACCGCCGGCAGCCGCGCCGCCAGCGACGGACCCGCAGCTCGTACAGGGTCCTGACGGAAACGTCACCGTTGCCGTCGCAGAGAACCAGTCAGTTCGAGCCGGCGATGCGACGCCGATCGCGCTCGAGGTAACCAACGACGGCGACCGACAGGCGACTGATGTCGTCGTGACGGTGCGGACAGCGGACGGTGCCGTGACGTTCGGCCCGTCAACCGCGCCGCAGACGACCCGGTCGATCGCTATCGCCGAACTCGGGTCCGGTGACACCGAGACCGTCGACGTCGAGGTCGCGGCCGCACGGGTCGATCCGGGGACGTATCCGCTGTTTGCCAGCGTTCAGTACCGCGTCGACGCCGAGTCCGCTGCCGACGGGGCCGACCGCGACGACGCCGACGAACTGAACGACGACGAGGAGGACAAAACCGTTCGAACCGGCGGTCCGACGCTACTCGGGATCGCGGTCACCGAGTCCCGGTCGTTCGATGTGACTCCCGTCGACGACGGAATCCCCGTCGATAGCACGGGGACCTACGAGGTTCGAATCGCGAACGAGGGCGAGGCGACAGTAACCGGCGTCGTCGCCACGGTCGAGGCCCAGCCACCGCTGTCGAGCGACTCGCCGACGGCGTACGTCGGAACGCTCGAGCCGGGCGACTCGAAAACGGCGCGGTTCGCTCTCGAATCGTCGCCGGACGCGGTCGAGACGACCACCAGCGTCACGATCACGCTTTCGCACGACACTGACACCGACGGCCGCACGAGTGCGGAACCGGTTCCGGTCCCCGTCACGATCGTCGACGACGAGGACACCGACGTCGACGCCGCTGGGCCGTTCGCTGCCGTCGCGCTCGTGTTCGTACTCGCGGCGATCTGGTGGGTCCGCAGGCGCTGA
- a CDS encoding ABC transporter ATP-binding protein — protein sequence MGSDSPDPIELDSLTKYYGDVRGVESLSFTVERGESFGFLGPNGAGKSTAIRVLLGLLKPTEGTASLMGRDVTDRNELRDAKRHLGYLPSDVAFYDRVTGADVLDHFGRLRGDVRREELLERFPVPLDRNVKAYSSGNRQKLAIVAAFMHEPDLAIMDEPTAGLDPLVQNEFYELLAERRDAGRTSFFSSHILSEVRRVCDRVGIIRNGRLIELDTVENILAEGGTIATVRLAEEPPAAALEFEGVARVDRRDGEYRLVLAREFDALIDRLHEYTVLEMEVREASIEDVFMHFYGGGDEGGADFEATEGDTEP from the coding sequence GTGGGCAGCGACAGTCCGGACCCGATCGAACTCGATTCCCTGACGAAATACTACGGCGACGTTCGGGGCGTCGAATCCCTCTCGTTCACCGTCGAGCGCGGGGAGAGCTTCGGCTTTCTCGGTCCGAACGGCGCGGGTAAGTCGACGGCGATCCGCGTCCTCCTCGGCCTGTTGAAGCCCACTGAGGGCACGGCGTCGTTGATGGGGCGCGACGTTACGGACCGAAACGAACTGCGCGATGCGAAACGACACCTCGGCTACCTCCCGAGCGACGTCGCCTTTTACGATCGCGTGACGGGTGCGGACGTCCTCGACCACTTCGGTCGGCTGCGTGGCGACGTACGACGCGAGGAACTCCTCGAGCGCTTTCCCGTTCCCCTCGATCGGAACGTGAAGGCCTACTCGAGCGGCAACAGGCAAAAGCTCGCCATCGTCGCGGCGTTCATGCACGAACCCGACCTGGCGATCATGGACGAGCCGACGGCCGGACTGGATCCGCTCGTTCAGAACGAGTTCTACGAACTGCTCGCGGAGCGGCGGGACGCGGGCCGGACGAGCTTCTTCTCCTCGCACATTCTGAGCGAGGTCCGTCGCGTCTGCGATCGCGTCGGCATCATCAGGAACGGTCGCTTGATCGAACTCGACACGGTCGAGAACATCCTCGCGGAAGGCGGGACGATCGCGACCGTTCGATTGGCCGAGGAGCCGCCGGCGGCGGCGCTCGAGTTCGAGGGAGTCGCACGCGTCGACCGACGGGACGGCGAGTACAGGCTCGTTCTCGCACGAGAGTTCGACGCCTTGATCGATCGGTTGCACGAGTACACCGTCCTCGAGATGGAGGTCCGTGAGGCGTCCATCGAGGACGTGTTCATGCACTTTTACGGAGGCGGTGACGAAGGGGGAGCCGATTTCGAAGCGACCGAGGGCGATACCGAACCGTGA